A single Pieris rapae chromosome 2, ilPieRapa1.1, whole genome shotgun sequence DNA region contains:
- the LOC110997247 gene encoding sodium/bile acid cotransporter — translation MYIKMLRLLIVCLICPIALSQDLVALFEPEEITILMNEYDFVDFNITGQTFQKDDDIVGISSHTQLMTVEWNSTYRLTQENVDNGFFQGRFRINAHFLGRADLSLEVRRGITRLPVNGTLPVTLLRPQRPIDQAFTISVALFVSLIFINFGCAMHWPTVVEVIKRPLGPAIGMCGQFIFMPLISFGLGFVLFPDMTAMRLGMFFTGVSPGGGASNIWTFILGGNLNLSLAMTSISTLASFGLMPAWIFSLGQVVFSDANIVIPYARIAYFVVGLLVPLAIGLAMQKFTPRIAGFMVKILKGFSTTLLLFIIIFAIVTNLYIFELFTWNIIVAGMGIPWLGYLSGYVVARLLRQPHKDAIAISMETGVQNMGIAVFLLRYALPQPEADLTTVVPVSVAIMTPVPMSIIFIYQRIRAFFQNRGKNKNIEPSKEPAIQEIEFQKNVVATETKQDA, via the exons ATGT ACATCAAGATGCTtcgtttattaattgtatgcCTGATATGTCCAATTGCTTTGAGCCAAGACCTGGTTGCGTTGTTTGAACCtgaagaaataacaatactaatGAATGAGTACGACTTcgtagattttaatataacag GACAAACTTTCCAAAAGGACGATGATATTGTGGGTATATCCAGTCACACGCAGCTAATGACAGTGGAGTGGAATTCCACTTACCGGCTGACGCAAGAAAATGTTGATAACGGCTTTTTTCAAGGACGGTTTAGAATAAATGCTCATTTTCTTG gaAGGGCAGACCTTTCATTGGAAGTCAGACGTGGTATCACCCGATTACCTGTGAACGGAACTTTGCCGGTGACACTCCTTCGTCCACAAAGACCTATCGATCAAGCCTTTACCATCAGTGTAGCTCTTTTT GTATCGctcatatttattaactttggGTGTGCCATGCACTGGCCAACTGTAGTAGAGGTCATAAAAAGACCGCTCGGCCCTGCCATTGGCATGTGtggacaatttatatttatgcctctc ATATCATTCGGTCTCGGTTTTGTTCTATTTCCGGATATGACCGCAATGCGTTTAGGGATGTTTTTCACCGGAGTATCGCCAGGGGGCGGTGCGTCAAACATTTGGACGTTCATTTTGGGGGGAAACCTCAATCTCTCTCTGGCGATGACTTCTATATCAACGCTGGCTTCTTTTG GTCTAATGCCTGCTTGGATATTTTCACTTGGCCAAGTGGTATTCAGTGATGCCAACATCGTCATACCATATGCACGTATAGCATATTTCGTTGTGGGTCTCCTGGTACCCCTGGCTATTGGGCTTGCTATGCAGAAATTTACCCCACGAATTGCTGGCTTTATGGTTAAGATATTAAAGGGTTTCTCAACAACATTACTgctattcataataatttttgcgATCGTAACCAATTTGTacatttttgaattgtttACGTGGAAT ATAATAGTAGCTGGTATGGGCATACCATGGCTAGGATATCTGAGCGGATATGTTGTTGCTCGCTTACTCCGACAGCCTCATAAAGATGCTATAGCAATATCAATGGAAACAGGTGTCCAAAATATGGGAATCGCTGTTTTCCTGCTTCGATACGCTTTGCCTCAACCCGAGGCCGATCTTACTACTG TTGTACCAGTGTCGGTGGCCATCATGACACCAGTTCCAATGAGCATCAtctttatttatcaaagaatAAGGGCATT TTTCCAAAATCgaggcaaaaataaaaatattgaacccTCAAAAGAACCTGCGATTCAAGAAATTGAATTCCAAAAGAACGTAGTCGCTACAGAGACTAAACAAGACGCttga